In Xyrauchen texanus isolate HMW12.3.18 chromosome 32, RBS_HiC_50CHRs, whole genome shotgun sequence, the following proteins share a genomic window:
- the LOC127626183 gene encoding NADH-cytochrome b5 reductase 3-like translates to MSYAMSTTVAVTAGVVLVSTAGVLGYLYLNRKRKPQITLINPSEKYKLRLVDKEIISHDTRRFRFALPSPEHILGLPVGKHVYLSARIDGNLIVRPYTPVSSDDDKGFVDLVVKIYFKNVHPKFPEGGKMSQYLESLRIGDLIDFRGPGGLLEYKGQGRFAIQADKKAPAEIKTARTLGLIAGGTGITPMLQLIRDIIKNPNDTTTCSLLFANQTEKDILLKDDLEEIQARHPDRLKLWLTVDRAPAEWKYSQGFINAEMIQEHLPKPSDDCMILMCGPPPMIQFACNPNLDKLGYRQSQRFAY, encoded by the exons ATGAGTTACGCCATG TCCACTACAGTAGCTGTGACCGCTGGAGTGGTGCTGGTCTCAACAGCAGGTGTCCTGGGTTATCTTTACCTAAACAGGAAAAGGAAACCACAGATTACCTTGATTAATCCCTCTGAAAAATACAAATTGAGACTCGTAGACAAAGAG ATCATAAGTCATGATACCCGGAGATTTCGGTTTGCCCTGCCAAGCCCAGAGCATATTTTGGGATTACCAGTAG gcaAGCATGTTTATCTCTCCGCCCGGATTGATGGTAATTTGATTGTGCGTCCCTACACACCAGTGTCCAGCGATGATGACAAAGGATTTGTTGACCTAGTTGTTAAG ATTTATTTCAAGAATGTGCACCCAAAGTTTCCTGAAGGGGGAAAGATGTCCCAGTACCTGGAGAGTTTGAGGATTGGAGACTTGATAGATTTCAGAGGACCAGGAGGTTTGCTGGAGTACAAGGGACAAG GTCGGTTTGCCATACAGGCTGATAAGAAGGCCCCTGCTGAGATCAAGACGGCAAGAACGTTGGGTCTTATAGCTGGAGGAACAG GCATTACTCCTATGTTGCAACTGATCCGGGATATTATCAAGAACCCAAATGACACAACTACCTGCAGCCTGCTGTTTGCTAACCAG ACTGAGAAGGACATTCTGCTGAAGGATGATCTGGAGGAGATTCAGGCAAGGCATCCAGATCGCCTTAAACTCTGGTTAACTGTGGACAGAGCACCTGCAG AATGGAAATACAGCCAGGGCTTCATCAATGCTGAGATGATACAGGAGCATCTACCAAAACCCAGTGATGACTGTATGATCCTCATGTGCGGACCACCTCCCATGATCCAGTTTGCTTGTAATCCCAACCTGGACAAGCTGGGCTACCGGCAGAGCCAACGCTTTGCCTATTAG